The following proteins are co-located in the Bdellovibrio sp. ArHS genome:
- a CDS encoding metallophosphoesterase — MPTSFSQPVLDFRSATYTAIISDLHLCEAEPVNIKFPLWKKFKTRQFFFDDVFENFLKHIEEKAQGQPIELILNGDIFDFDSVLRLPDEPTFRVDWLERHRGLYPREERSRFKVEVILKDHAEFVRALREFILRGHRAIFVIGNHDLELHFAEVQAEIHKHLALPDHKRDQVRFVEWFYISNQDTLVEHGNQYDPYCMCEDPINPFVRGYNFISLKLPFGNLACRYISNGMGFFNPHVDTNYIMTLPEYIRFFFKYMLRAQPGLIITWFWGSVVTLLHAFFDRLSSPIRNPLKIEDRVSRIAEKANAEPRMVRELKELFVAPAASHPSLLARELWLDRAFFVFLAFFLIFQLMVFIRSVYEISFFWAFIPLFLLLPFFLFYSKSITSLVSGYKEPDDRVLSMASAITKAQRIVFGHTHHTRHEIIGSVEHLNSGCWSPAFLDVECTKPLDQKTFVWISPTEGGNRQAELMKFVDGKSELIANPGRTIANN; from the coding sequence TTGCCCACTTCTTTTTCGCAACCTGTTCTTGATTTTAGATCCGCCACTTACACTGCCATTATCAGTGACTTGCATCTGTGCGAAGCGGAGCCGGTAAACATTAAGTTTCCTTTATGGAAAAAATTTAAAACTCGGCAGTTCTTTTTTGATGACGTCTTTGAAAATTTTCTGAAGCACATCGAGGAAAAAGCGCAGGGGCAACCGATTGAATTGATCTTAAACGGAGATATCTTCGATTTTGACAGTGTCCTTCGTTTACCCGACGAACCCACCTTCAGAGTTGATTGGTTGGAACGACACCGCGGCCTGTATCCCCGTGAAGAAAGATCTCGGTTCAAGGTCGAAGTCATTCTTAAGGATCATGCGGAGTTTGTCCGGGCCTTAAGAGAGTTTATTCTGCGCGGTCATCGCGCGATTTTTGTTATTGGCAATCACGATTTAGAACTGCACTTCGCGGAAGTGCAGGCCGAAATACATAAACATCTGGCCTTGCCGGATCACAAAAGAGATCAGGTCCGTTTTGTTGAATGGTTTTATATCAGCAATCAGGACACATTGGTTGAACACGGGAACCAATACGATCCCTATTGTATGTGTGAAGACCCCATTAATCCGTTTGTTCGCGGCTATAACTTTATCTCTCTCAAACTGCCTTTTGGAAATTTAGCGTGTCGTTATATCTCGAATGGCATGGGATTTTTTAATCCGCATGTGGATACGAATTATATTATGACCCTACCCGAATACATCCGGTTCTTTTTTAAATATATGTTACGGGCGCAGCCAGGCCTTATCATAACCTGGTTTTGGGGGTCGGTTGTGACTTTGCTTCATGCCTTTTTCGACAGGCTCTCGTCACCAATTCGCAATCCTTTGAAGATTGAAGACCGTGTGTCTCGAATTGCCGAAAAAGCGAACGCAGAGCCGCGCATGGTTCGGGAACTTAAAGAACTTTTTGTTGCCCCCGCCGCCAGCCATCCTTCTTTGTTGGCCCGAGAGCTTTGGTTGGATCGTGCCTTTTTTGTCTTTCTTGCCTTCTTTTTAATTTTTCAGCTGATGGTTTTTATAAGGTCCGTTTATGAAATATCCTTCTTCTGGGCATTTATTCCCTTATTCTTGTTGTTGCCGTTCTTTCTTTTCTATAGCAAGTCGATCACCTCGTTAGTGTCGGGGTATAAAGAGCCTGACGATCGTGTCCTGTCTATGGCCAGTGCGATTACTAAAGCGCAGCGCATCGTCTTTGGACACACTCATCATACACGCCATGAAATTATTGGTTCCGTCGAGCATTTGAACTCGGGCTGCTGGTCACCGGCGTTCTTGGATGTGGAGTGTACGAAACCATTGGATCAAAAAACCTTCGTATGGATTTCTCCGACGGAAGGTGGAAATCGGCAGGCAGAACTGATGAAGTTCGTTGATGGAAAATCTGAACTAATTGCTAACCCCGGTAGGACGATCGCAAATAATTAG
- the murD gene encoding UDP-N-acetylmuramoyl-L-alanine--D-glutamate ligase: MQMNEFIKNLKTPIAIVGMGKSGEAARRLLLNLGFSPESVLTFDGKLQTADYNDPDALMSNAAPKTLVVSPGVPLTSAWIQNAQKNGVKITSEISLACACLEGEKLIGVTGSVGKSTTVSLMGAGLEAFSKTGFVGGNLGTPFAQYSAEVLEGKRPRADWIILELSSYQLENCENLALDYSAITYFTSNHLERYNNLEHYYQTKWHILSLTKNALFLNSEGGDLVEYSKKRDAENVKIVSKEDPVLKGLHLEKAELIGQHNQDNIALASALAIEAGWPSAAVDGMKRFKGLAHRLENVGTFKGVRFINDSKATAMDSVLIASAAAYDTLSNGGKLYLLLGGRDKNLPWQDLLPLKHFQSIEFVFFGECREIAQQKSSLPGSSYSHLNEALQHCFQRAKDSDTVLLSPGGTSLDEFKSFEDRGNFFKSKVAEFAQR, translated from the coding sequence ATGCAGATGAATGAATTTATCAAGAACCTCAAGACTCCAATTGCTATTGTCGGTATGGGTAAAAGCGGTGAAGCTGCACGCCGATTGCTTCTCAATCTCGGATTTTCGCCAGAGTCAGTCCTGACGTTCGATGGAAAGCTGCAAACGGCGGATTATAATGACCCCGATGCCTTGATGAGCAACGCAGCCCCAAAAACTCTTGTCGTATCCCCGGGCGTTCCTCTGACCTCAGCTTGGATTCAAAATGCACAAAAGAATGGCGTAAAGATAACAAGTGAAATTTCTTTGGCTTGTGCCTGTCTTGAAGGGGAAAAGTTAATTGGTGTCACGGGCTCTGTCGGTAAAAGTACGACTGTTTCACTTATGGGGGCCGGCTTAGAAGCATTCTCAAAAACGGGCTTTGTCGGCGGAAACCTGGGAACACCTTTTGCGCAGTATTCTGCCGAAGTCCTTGAAGGAAAGCGACCGCGCGCCGACTGGATTATCCTGGAGCTTTCCAGCTATCAGCTTGAAAACTGTGAAAACTTGGCTTTGGATTATTCCGCTATTACCTATTTTACCTCAAACCATCTTGAGCGTTACAACAACCTTGAACACTACTATCAAACGAAGTGGCATATTCTTTCTTTGACGAAAAACGCTCTTTTCTTAAATTCAGAGGGTGGTGACTTGGTTGAATATTCCAAGAAAAGAGATGCCGAGAACGTAAAGATTGTTTCTAAAGAAGATCCCGTCCTGAAAGGTCTTCACCTTGAAAAAGCTGAACTTATTGGGCAGCACAATCAGGACAACATCGCCCTGGCCTCGGCCCTTGCGATTGAAGCCGGCTGGCCCTCGGCGGCCGTCGACGGCATGAAACGATTTAAAGGTCTTGCTCATCGCCTTGAAAATGTCGGGACTTTCAAGGGGGTCCGATTCATCAATGATAGTAAGGCGACGGCCATGGACAGTGTTCTTATTGCAAGTGCAGCAGCCTATGACACTCTTTCCAATGGCGGAAAACTTTATCTTCTACTGGGCGGTCGGGATAAGAATCTGCCATGGCAGGATCTTTTGCCCTTGAAGCACTTTCAGTCGATTGAATTTGTTTTCTTTGGGGAATGCCGAGAAATCGCCCAGCAAAAATCTTCACTGCCAGGATCTTCTTATTCTCATTTGAATGAGGCCCTTCAGCATTGCTTTCAGCGAGCCAAAGACTCAGACACGGTACTGCTAAGTCCGGGCGGGACCAGCCTGGATGAATTCAAATCGTTTGAAGATCGCGGGAACTTCTTTAAATCCAAAGTTGCCGAATTCGCGCAAAGATAA
- the fsa gene encoding fructose-6-phosphate aldolase: MKFFIDTAEIEEIKQANLRGWVDGVTTNPSLIAKSGKPFHEVIKEICKEVSGPVSAEVISLQAEEMFREGKELAKIASNIVVKIPMTEDGMIAVKKLTAEGIKTNVTLVFSPMQALLAAKAGATMVSPFVGRLDDIGQEGLAMVNQVIQIYQNYDFATEVLVASVRSPMHIQLAAEMGADIATIPFKVMQQMTHHPLTDKGIKMFMDDWNKAQKK, translated from the coding sequence ATGAAGTTTTTCATCGACACAGCTGAAATTGAAGAAATTAAACAAGCCAATCTGCGCGGTTGGGTGGATGGCGTGACAACAAACCCGTCGTTGATCGCTAAATCAGGAAAGCCATTTCATGAGGTTATTAAAGAAATCTGCAAAGAGGTTTCTGGTCCCGTTTCTGCAGAAGTTATTAGTCTGCAAGCCGAAGAAATGTTCCGCGAAGGAAAAGAGCTAGCAAAAATCGCTTCGAATATTGTTGTGAAAATCCCGATGACCGAAGACGGAATGATTGCGGTAAAAAAATTGACGGCAGAAGGTATCAAGACCAACGTCACACTTGTGTTCTCTCCGATGCAAGCTTTGCTTGCTGCAAAGGCCGGAGCGACCATGGTGTCCCCATTTGTAGGTCGCTTGGATGACATTGGCCAAGAAGGCTTGGCGATGGTTAATCAGGTTATTCAAATTTATCAGAACTATGACTTTGCGACCGAAGTTCTAGTCGCAAGTGTGCGCAGCCCAATGCATATTCAATTGGCGGCCGAAATGGGAGCTGATATTGCGACAATTCCATTTAAGGTTATGCAGCAAATGACTCATCATCCGTTAACTGACAAAGGTATTAAGATGTTCATGGATGATTGGAACAAAGCTCAGAAGAAGTAA
- a CDS encoding dihydrodipicolinate reductase C-terminal domain-containing protein codes for MKKIKIGVVGPGGRMGQEIVSVVDANPRCELFYPLNRDEKFDSKKAAQVDVWIDFSSPEALKDVLKRAAEHKTPVVCGTTGFSKKEKDLLNKYSKKIPVLWSSNMSLGVAVLNEALKNLAAISHFDFQIEEIHHSRKKDKPSGTAITLQENLEKAVGKKLPEAVAIRGGGVFGVHKVYSMSDEEVLVFEHSALNRTVFAKGAVQAAEWLIKQKPGLYQIRDVLFGKKV; via the coding sequence GTGAAAAAAATTAAAATAGGTGTTGTTGGTCCCGGGGGGCGCATGGGCCAAGAAATCGTGAGTGTGGTCGACGCCAATCCCCGTTGTGAACTTTTTTATCCGTTGAACCGCGATGAAAAATTCGATTCAAAAAAAGCGGCGCAAGTAGATGTGTGGATTGATTTTTCATCGCCGGAAGCGCTTAAGGATGTACTAAAGCGAGCTGCCGAACACAAGACGCCGGTTGTTTGTGGCACGACGGGATTTTCTAAAAAAGAGAAAGATCTTTTGAATAAGTACTCAAAAAAAATCCCCGTGTTGTGGTCTTCGAACATGAGCTTGGGGGTCGCGGTCTTGAATGAGGCTTTAAAGAACCTTGCCGCGATTTCGCATTTTGACTTTCAGATTGAAGAAATCCACCACAGCCGAAAGAAAGACAAGCCATCCGGAACAGCTATCACTTTGCAGGAAAACCTGGAAAAGGCTGTTGGCAAAAAACTTCCCGAGGCGGTTGCTATTCGCGGCGGGGGTGTTTTTGGCGTGCACAAAGTTTATTCCATGAGTGACGAAGAGGTCTTGGTTTTTGAACATTCCGCTTTAAATCGAACAGTCTTTGCCAAAGGGGCGGTGCAAGCTGCGGAATGGCTGATAAAGCAGAAACCTGGCCTGTATCAGATTCGTGACGTGTTGTTTGGGAAAAAGGTATGA
- the dapA gene encoding 4-hydroxy-tetrahydrodipicolinate synthase, whose translation MKNFKGTFTALVTPFKNDKIDFASLDRLLKQQLDGGVDGFVVNGTTAESPTLSTQEVAELFKHIRKFVGDQVPLIMGTGSNDTAKSIEASRKAEEMGADAILVVVPYYNKPPQRGLFEHYKAIAGAVKIPTLLYNVPGRTITSLATDTIQDLAKVPGIIGIKEATGKIDFAQEIIKACGKDFVMLSGDDGTYVEFLAAGGHGVISVATHVIPSQMVQWKKWVAEGQVEKARADINKYMNLINLLFVEANPIPVKKALQLMEIIESASLRLPLVELAPEHTENLKAEMKKVGLL comes from the coding sequence ATGAAAAATTTTAAAGGGACTTTCACGGCATTAGTGACGCCATTTAAAAACGACAAAATTGACTTTGCTTCTTTGGATCGTCTTTTAAAGCAGCAGTTGGACGGAGGCGTTGATGGATTTGTTGTGAATGGAACAACGGCCGAAAGCCCGACTCTTTCTACGCAAGAAGTGGCAGAACTCTTTAAGCATATTCGCAAGTTTGTCGGGGACCAAGTTCCCTTGATCATGGGCACGGGCTCTAACGATACGGCAAAATCCATTGAAGCTTCTCGCAAGGCGGAAGAAATGGGTGCGGATGCAATTCTGGTGGTCGTTCCTTATTACAACAAGCCACCTCAGCGTGGACTTTTCGAACACTACAAAGCCATTGCCGGCGCGGTAAAAATACCCACCTTGCTTTACAATGTTCCGGGCCGAACCATCACGTCGCTGGCGACAGATACAATTCAAGATCTCGCCAAAGTTCCTGGAATCATCGGGATAAAAGAAGCCACGGGAAAAATTGATTTTGCCCAAGAGATTATTAAAGCCTGCGGAAAAGATTTTGTTATGCTTTCGGGTGATGACGGCACCTATGTGGAATTTCTGGCAGCCGGCGGCCATGGCGTTATCTCTGTCGCAACTCATGTTATTCCTTCACAAATGGTGCAGTGGAAAAAATGGGTTGCAGAAGGACAAGTCGAAAAAGCCCGTGCAGACATTAATAAATACATGAATCTTATTAACCTGCTTTTTGTGGAAGCCAACCCCATTCCGGTCAAGAAGGCGCTTCAGTTGATGGAAATTATTGAATCGGCTTCCTTGCGTTTGCCGTTGGTAGAACTGGCGCCAGAGCATACCGAGAATCTAAAGGCGGAAATGAAAAAAGTGGGTTTATTGTGA
- the dapF gene encoding diaminopimelate epimerase, translating into MKKLLPLSIVKMSGAGNTFALIDARKNSNWHDVEKTLGKSRAEFAKLVCDPVLGLSTDGFLLIEDGAEGFDYNWDFYNSDGSTAEMCGNAARCAARFCYEYLGRPAEAASLRFRTGAGLVTANVLGDDEVRVQMPPARFVKEVIELLTHSRGLQKFALVNTGVPHLVQKIKNLSDSVELKEMAREARSHADLKPAGANVTFYAENSQGHIDAVTFERGVEDFTLACGTGAVAAAYVYSALSSQKHVKVQMPGGLLSVDFEGGVSPLMTGGAVFVGEFKYNLEVVG; encoded by the coding sequence ATGAAAAAGCTTCTGCCGCTCTCGATCGTAAAAATGTCCGGAGCGGGAAATACTTTTGCATTGATCGACGCGCGCAAAAATTCAAATTGGCATGATGTGGAAAAAACTTTGGGAAAGTCTCGGGCCGAGTTTGCAAAACTTGTTTGCGACCCGGTGCTGGGTTTAAGCACTGACGGCTTTCTTCTGATCGAAGATGGGGCCGAAGGTTTTGACTACAATTGGGACTTCTATAACTCGGATGGCTCCACCGCCGAAATGTGTGGGAATGCTGCCCGCTGTGCCGCGAGATTTTGCTATGAATACTTGGGACGACCTGCTGAAGCCGCCTCTTTGCGATTTAGAACTGGCGCAGGACTGGTGACGGCGAATGTGTTAGGCGACGATGAAGTGCGCGTGCAAATGCCACCTGCGCGCTTTGTGAAAGAAGTTATTGAACTTCTGACGCATTCGCGGGGGCTGCAAAAATTTGCTCTGGTAAATACCGGCGTGCCTCATCTAGTACAGAAAATTAAAAATCTTTCCGATTCTGTCGAGCTAAAAGAAATGGCTCGCGAAGCGCGTTCCCATGCAGATCTCAAACCTGCGGGCGCGAATGTTACATTTTATGCTGAAAACTCCCAGGGACATATCGATGCGGTCACCTTTGAAAGAGGTGTTGAAGACTTCACTCTTGCCTGCGGGACCGGCGCTGTTGCGGCGGCTTATGTTTATTCAGCGCTTAGTTCGCAAAAGCACGTGAAGGTGCAAATGCCCGGGGGGCTTCTGTCTGTCGACTTCGAGGGTGGGGTGTCGCCACTGATGACGGGGGGAGCAGTTTTTGTTGGTGAATTTAAATACAATCTTGAGGTGGTAGGATGA